A single region of the Actinoplanes sp. SE50/110 genome encodes:
- a CDS encoding glycoside hydrolase family 2 TIM barrel-domain containing protein translates to MIRTDLHSGWTVRAVGGPVPAEIAAGTVPATVPGTVHTDLLDAELIPDPYLGENESLLVWFHRAAWLYATTLRAAPAAPDERVDLVFDGLDTVATITLGDAELGRTANMHRGHRFDVRDRLHGAPLPLSVRFDSALDYAERLQKVIGERPRPYPHPFNAVRKMACSFGWDWGPDLQTAGIWKPVRLERWRVARLASVRPLATVDADGRTGKCRISIEVERSGLAAATALTAEVAVGSQTVPVTLPATADAVTTEITVPDAPVWWPVGYGDQPLVDVRVVLRDGDGDLDVFDTRVGFRTVTLDETPDAVGTPFTLIVNGQPIFVRGLNWIPEDHLLTRLTRARYAAAIERAVEANANLLRVWGGGIYESDDFYAECDERGVLVWQDFPLACAAYSEEEPIRSEILAEARENVARLAPHPSLILWNGGNENIWGHQDWDWKPRLNGQTWGAGYYYRDFPALLADLDPSRPYHPGSPSSPGHDPEIIHPNDDRHGTRHEWEAWNRQDYTHHANFLPRFCAEFGWQAPATWSTLRESLAPEDFDQESPAFLLHQKAAGGNDKLDTGLAHHMRVPADFAEWHWATQLNQARATAYAVHHLRGHAPRTMGSILWQLNDCWPVTSWAVVDGAGRRKPAWYALRRAYAPRLLSLRFPPGSPDGALVAVNDSPTPWRGTVRVRRVSFTGEPLAEGTVELDVAPRSGSVVPLDAGLTTPGDVTREVLVADADGLRATHLFAEDFDLAYDPSPLTADITPAEGGYCITVTASRFARDVALLTDKIDPASSVDDLLVDLLAGESHTFHVRTTWADPAAFGAPGVLVAANTLAAATEA, encoded by the coding sequence ATGATCAGAACCGACCTGCACTCGGGCTGGACCGTGCGTGCCGTGGGCGGGCCGGTGCCCGCGGAGATCGCCGCCGGGACGGTGCCGGCCACGGTGCCCGGCACGGTGCACACCGACCTGCTCGACGCCGAGCTGATCCCCGATCCGTACCTCGGGGAGAACGAGTCGCTGCTGGTCTGGTTCCACCGGGCGGCCTGGCTCTACGCCACCACCCTGCGGGCCGCGCCGGCGGCCCCGGACGAGCGGGTCGACCTGGTCTTCGACGGTCTGGACACGGTCGCCACGATCACCCTGGGCGACGCCGAGCTGGGCCGGACCGCGAACATGCACCGTGGCCACCGGTTCGACGTGCGGGACCGGCTGCACGGCGCGCCGCTGCCGCTGTCGGTCCGGTTCGACTCCGCGCTGGACTATGCCGAGCGGCTGCAGAAGGTGATCGGGGAACGCCCCCGGCCCTATCCGCACCCGTTCAACGCGGTCCGCAAGATGGCCTGCTCGTTCGGCTGGGACTGGGGGCCCGACCTGCAGACCGCCGGTATCTGGAAGCCGGTGCGCCTGGAGCGCTGGCGGGTGGCACGGCTCGCCTCGGTGCGTCCGCTGGCCACGGTGGACGCGGACGGCCGTACCGGCAAGTGCCGCATCTCCATCGAGGTGGAGCGATCCGGGCTCGCGGCCGCGACCGCGCTGACCGCCGAGGTCGCGGTCGGGTCGCAGACCGTGCCGGTCACGCTCCCGGCGACGGCCGACGCGGTGACGACCGAGATCACCGTGCCCGACGCGCCGGTCTGGTGGCCGGTCGGCTACGGCGACCAGCCGCTCGTCGACGTGCGCGTGGTGCTGCGCGACGGCGACGGCGACCTCGACGTGTTCGACACCCGGGTCGGCTTCCGGACGGTGACGCTGGACGAGACGCCGGACGCGGTCGGCACCCCGTTCACGCTGATCGTCAACGGACAGCCGATCTTCGTGCGCGGCCTCAACTGGATTCCCGAGGACCATCTGCTCACCCGGCTGACCCGGGCACGGTACGCGGCGGCGATCGAGCGGGCCGTCGAGGCCAACGCCAACCTGCTGCGCGTCTGGGGCGGCGGCATCTACGAGAGCGACGACTTCTACGCCGAGTGTGACGAGCGCGGCGTGCTGGTCTGGCAGGACTTCCCGCTGGCCTGCGCGGCGTACTCGGAGGAGGAGCCGATCCGCTCGGAGATCCTCGCCGAGGCCCGGGAGAACGTCGCCCGGCTCGCCCCGCACCCGTCGCTGATCCTGTGGAACGGCGGCAACGAGAACATCTGGGGGCACCAGGACTGGGACTGGAAACCGCGGCTCAACGGGCAGACCTGGGGCGCCGGATACTACTACCGGGACTTCCCGGCGCTGCTCGCCGACCTCGACCCGAGCCGCCCCTACCACCCCGGCAGCCCGTCCAGCCCGGGCCACGACCCCGAAATCATCCACCCCAACGACGACCGGCACGGCACCCGCCACGAGTGGGAGGCGTGGAACCGGCAGGACTACACCCACCACGCGAACTTCCTGCCCCGGTTCTGCGCCGAGTTCGGCTGGCAGGCGCCGGCCACCTGGTCGACTTTGCGCGAGTCGTTGGCTCCCGAGGACTTCGATCAGGAGTCGCCGGCGTTCCTGCTGCACCAGAAGGCGGCCGGCGGCAACGACAAACTCGACACCGGGTTGGCGCACCACATGCGGGTGCCGGCCGACTTCGCCGAGTGGCACTGGGCCACCCAGCTCAACCAGGCCCGGGCGACGGCGTACGCGGTGCACCACCTGCGCGGGCACGCGCCGCGCACGATGGGCAGCATCCTGTGGCAGCTCAACGACTGCTGGCCGGTCACCTCCTGGGCGGTGGTCGACGGCGCCGGACGGCGCAAGCCGGCCTGGTACGCGCTGCGCCGCGCCTACGCCCCGCGGCTGCTCAGCCTCCGCTTCCCGCCCGGGTCGCCGGACGGCGCACTGGTCGCGGTCAACGACTCGCCGACGCCCTGGCGGGGCACGGTGCGGGTGCGGCGGGTCTCCTTCACCGGCGAGCCGCTGGCCGAGGGGACCGTCGAGCTGGACGTCGCGCCTCGATCCGGATCGGTCGTCCCGCTGGACGCCGGACTGACCACACCCGGCGACGTGACCCGCGAGGTGCTGGTCGCGGACGCCGACGGGCTGCGCGCCACGCACCTGTTCGCCGAGGACTTCGATCTCGCGTACGACCCGTCGCCCCTCACCGCGGACATCACCCCCGCCGAGGGCGGATACTGCATCACCGTGACCGCTTCCCGTTTCGCCCGCGACGTCGCGCTGCTCACCGACAAGATCGACCCCGCGTCGTCCGTCGACGACCTGCTCGTGGATCTCCTGGCCGGCGAGAGCCACACCTTCCACGTGCGCACCACCTGGGCCGACCCGGCGGCGTTCGGCGCGCCCGGGGTGCTCGTCGCGGCGAACACCCTCGCCGCCGCGACCGAGGCCTGA
- a CDS encoding LacI family DNA-binding transcriptional regulator, with translation MAGGLIGLVLTGSAAQVGVEPFFMELIAGMEEALAPAGATVLLLVVPDRDAELATYRRWAQDHTVAAVVVVNLVHDDVRPDRVAALGLPAVLAGRHPGPYAKVVTDDAGAMTTAIAALTALGHRVIGRVSGPADLVHTAERTAAIRAAAAGRGVTVRIAEGDYTAEGGVRALRSLLASAPPPTAIVFDNDVMAVAAEQELLRTGTRVPAQVSLLACDDSPLCELAVPPLSALSTDVHEHGLTLGRAVLDVLDGGAGRTHPGPAVSIRHRESTGPAPAAPKVSW, from the coding sequence GTGGCCGGCGGGCTGATCGGGCTGGTGCTGACCGGCAGCGCCGCGCAGGTCGGGGTCGAACCGTTCTTCATGGAGCTGATCGCCGGCATGGAGGAGGCGCTCGCCCCGGCCGGCGCCACCGTGCTGCTCCTGGTCGTCCCCGATCGGGATGCCGAGCTGGCCACCTACCGCCGCTGGGCGCAGGACCACACGGTGGCCGCGGTGGTCGTGGTCAACCTGGTGCACGACGACGTGCGCCCGGACCGGGTGGCCGCGCTCGGCCTGCCCGCGGTGCTGGCCGGTCGGCACCCCGGACCGTACGCCAAAGTGGTCACCGACGACGCTGGGGCGATGACCACCGCGATCGCCGCCCTGACCGCCCTCGGCCACCGGGTGATCGGCCGGGTCAGCGGCCCTGCCGACCTGGTGCACACCGCGGAACGCACCGCGGCGATCCGGGCGGCGGCGGCCGGGCGCGGCGTCACCGTGCGGATCGCCGAGGGCGACTACACCGCCGAGGGCGGCGTACGGGCGCTGCGGTCCCTGCTCGCCTCGGCCCCGCCGCCGACCGCGATCGTCTTCGACAACGATGTGATGGCGGTCGCCGCCGAGCAGGAGCTGCTCCGCACCGGCACCCGGGTGCCGGCGCAGGTCAGCCTGCTGGCCTGCGACGACTCCCCGCTGTGTGAGCTCGCGGTGCCACCCCTGTCGGCGTTGAGCACCGACGTGCACGAGCACGGGCTGACCCTGGGGCGGGCGGTGCTCGACGTGCTCGACGGGGGAGCGGGCCGCACCCACCCGGGCCCGGCGGTCAGCATCCGCCACCGGGAGAGCACCGGCCCGGCTCCCGCCGCTCCGAAAGTCAGCTGGTGA